The following are from one region of the Methanomassiliicoccales archaeon LGM-DZ1 genome:
- a CDS encoding ATP-binding cassette domain-containing protein, whose translation MDPKNAIEVRHVCKTFRIEVSDPDRKAGRFNRNPTKKVENRVIDDLSLDVRKGEVLGIIGRNGAGKSTLLSMIAKIMEPDSGKIEHSGKVASILELGMGFNQDMSGRENIYLKGELYGFTRKEMEPNVQRIIDYSGIGKYIDNPVRTYSSGMYSRLAFAIMVNVDSDIMLVDEILSVGDESFRKKAQQHFRNLAKSGKTVVFVSHSIRDMEDMCTRVIWIEGGRIFRDGRPRDICAQYEYAMSESPEVISDLAQSGDAESQFRLAMMYRDGSGPFGKDAELYREWIRKASDQGHPQAQVEYGDMLAKEGKDEEAMFLYQSAVNMGNGDAKLRISAAGPQNGFRDELRKAAVAIGQLGDSLDQFRCGDTLLKLALSNDGRREAFDWFVKSAGQGYPPAMHQAAVMCRDGAGIPKDPKKMEAYLTEASGRGFMPSITLLADLYFRGKVIPRDERKAFALYLRGAELGNGNCMYQTAVMMRDGVGTEVDLDGSRKWFSLYSFSSLGWNCIQVADRMRTSGAPDADFMEKCYESAAMQGIAPGAGNAINASLAQGNDEWKQQIERMRFLAENGNADAMRRMGNFYYSGIGVVKDYAEALRWYQSAAMNSDSWSANRVGEMYRDGKGAAEDIAKAAEMFRKASHNGNTVALGNIIDLYASGLSDDRRMFEEAVSALAVIGDEGNIDACNRMGNLYFNGTGVRRDRAKAAEWYEKSARMGDAWARGRVELIRD comes from the coding sequence AGAGCACGCTGCTCTCGATGATCGCGAAGATCATGGAGCCTGATTCCGGGAAGATCGAGCATTCAGGCAAGGTGGCGTCGATCCTGGAGCTGGGCATGGGTTTCAACCAGGATATGTCCGGAAGGGAGAACATCTACCTCAAGGGGGAGCTTTACGGATTCACGAGGAAGGAGATGGAGCCGAACGTCCAGAGGATCATCGACTATTCCGGGATCGGAAAGTACATCGACAATCCGGTTCGGACCTATTCCTCCGGGATGTACAGCAGGCTGGCCTTCGCCATCATGGTCAACGTTGATTCCGACATCATGCTGGTGGACGAGATACTCAGCGTCGGAGATGAGAGCTTCAGGAAGAAGGCGCAGCAGCACTTCAGGAATCTGGCCAAGAGCGGGAAGACGGTCGTTTTCGTGTCGCACTCGATCCGCGACATGGAGGACATGTGCACCCGCGTCATATGGATCGAGGGCGGCAGGATCTTCAGGGACGGCAGGCCTCGGGACATATGCGCCCAATATGAATACGCCATGTCCGAATCCCCCGAGGTCATCTCCGATCTGGCACAGTCTGGGGATGCCGAATCGCAGTTCCGCTTGGCTATGATGTACAGGGACGGCAGCGGGCCGTTCGGGAAAGATGCAGAGCTTTATCGGGAATGGATCAGGAAAGCCTCAGACCAGGGGCATCCGCAGGCCCAGGTGGAGTACGGGGACATGCTTGCGAAGGAGGGCAAGGACGAAGAGGCCATGTTCCTCTACCAATCGGCCGTGAACATGGGCAACGGCGATGCCAAGCTCAGGATATCAGCCGCCGGGCCGCAGAACGGCTTCCGCGATGAGCTTCGGAAGGCAGCTGTTGCGATCGGGCAGCTTGGCGATTCATTGGATCAGTTCAGATGCGGGGACACCCTTCTGAAGCTGGCGCTCTCCAATGACGGCCGCAGGGAGGCATTCGATTGGTTCGTCAAGTCGGCGGGTCAGGGCTATCCGCCGGCGATGCACCAGGCTGCCGTCATGTGCCGTGATGGCGCTGGCATCCCCAAGGACCCGAAGAAGATGGAGGCCTACCTCACGGAGGCGAGCGGCAGGGGCTTCATGCCCTCGATAACCCTCTTGGCAGACCTGTACTTCCGCGGGAAGGTCATCCCGAGGGATGAGCGCAAGGCCTTCGCGCTCTACCTCAGGGGCGCGGAGCTGGGCAACGGGAACTGCATGTACCAGACGGCCGTGATGATGAGGGACGGCGTGGGGACCGAGGTGGACCTCGACGGATCCAGGAAGTGGTTCTCCCTCTACTCGTTCTCATCTCTTGGATGGAATTGCATCCAGGTGGCCGACAGGATGAGGACGTCAGGCGCACCGGACGCAGATTTCATGGAGAAGTGCTACGAGTCCGCGGCCATGCAAGGCATCGCTCCAGGGGCGGGGAATGCGATCAATGCCTCTCTGGCTCAGGGAAACGACGAATGGAAGCAGCAGATCGAGAGGATGAGGTTTCTGGCGGAGAACGGCAATGCCGACGCCATGAGGAGGATGGGCAACTTCTACTACTCGGGGATCGGGGTGGTGAAGGACTATGCCGAGGCACTGAGGTGGTATCAGTCTGCTGCCATGAATTCGGATTCCTGGAGCGCTAACAGGGTCGGCGAGATGTACCGCGATGGCAAAGGGGCAGCTGAAGATATTGCGAAAGCGGCCGAGATGTTCAGGAAGGCCTCGCATAATGGAAACACCGTCGCTCTCGGGAACATAATCGATCTCTATGCCTCCGGGCTATCTGATGACCGCCGGATGTTCGAGGAAGCGGTCTCGGCGTTGGCCGTCATCGGTGACGAAGGGAACATCGACGCATGCAATCGGATGGGCAATCTGTATTTCAACGGAACAGGAGTGAGGAGGGACCGTGCCAAGGCTGCCGAATGGTATGAGAAGTCCGCAAGGATGGGCGATGCCTGGGCCCGCGGCAGGGTGGAACTGATAAGAGACTGA